From Vitis vinifera cultivar Pinot Noir 40024 chromosome 14, ASM3070453v1, a single genomic window includes:
- the LOC100262902 gene encoding pescadillo homolog isoform X2, translated as MPKHYRPPGKKKEGNAAKYITRSQAVKHLQVSLPLFRRLCILKGVFPREPKKKVKGNHHTYYHTKDIAFLQHEPLLEKFRNIRAYDKKVNKAKAKKNRDLAERLLTRRPNYTLDRLIRERYPKFTDALRDLDDCLTMVHLFASLPALESEKIQVKRIHNCRRLSHEWQAYICRTHKLRKTFISVKGIYYQTLLAFVNFRLYHSINVKYPPILDSRLEALAADLYGLSRYFAANSSATVLGSQAVSSSGAEQIDITKDGTQPDESELRLAQLQHQLPSNEPGTLMHLVEDASCEDEDDEETRECKTLFKNKKFFLSREVPRESLLFVIPAFGGVVSWEGEGAPFKEADQSITYQIVDRPTQGHIFLSREYVQPQWVFDCVNARIILPTDAYMVGRVPPPHLSPFIDNEAEGYVPEYAEMIKRLQAAARKEVLPIPGAGKEDLDDPQNLLVEGIISRTEANEVAERKQKMLALENQYHNELQLELQGVQYSSSVSNMNKQSSVEDTEAWEESLPDMQQIAEDTTTMSKVVMSRKKRRLYEAMQIGKERKRAHVNLLKERKQKIEAAQGSEKS; from the exons atgCCGAAGCATTACAGGCCTCCC gggaagaaaaaggaaggtaATGCCGCCAAATACATCACCAGGTCACAAGCTGTTAAACATCTTCAAGTCAGCCTTCCCCTTTTCAG gagATTATGCATACTCAAGGGTGTATTTCCTCGGGAGCCAAAGAAGAAGGTCAAGGGAAATCACCACACTTACTATCACACAAAGGATATTGCATTCCTTCAACACGAACCATTGCTTGAGAAGTTCAGAAATATAAGGGCATACGACAAGAAGGTAAATAAAGCTAAAGCTAAGAAGAACCGAGACCTTGCTGAGCGTCTCTTGACTCGCCGGCCAAATTACACACTAGATAGGCTTATTCGTGAGAG GTATCCAAAATTCACTGATGCTCTCAGGGATTTGGATGACTGTCTCACCATGGTGCACCTTTTTGCATCATTACCTGCATTAGAGAGTGAAAAAATTCAAGTTAAGCGAATCCATAATTGTCGAAG GTTGAGCCATGAGTGGCAGGCATACATTTGTCGTACTCATAAATTGCGAAAAACCTTCATATCAGTGAAAGGCATATATTACCAG ACTCTTCTTGCTTTTGTCAATTTTAGACTTTATCATTCAATTAACGTGAAATATCCACCCATTCTTGATTCTCGATTGGAAGCTTTGGCAGCag ATCTTTATGGATTGTCAAGATACTTTGCTGCCAACTCTAGTGCCACGGTGTTGGGATCTCAAGCTGTCAGTTCTTCTGGAGCTGAGCAAATTGACATCACAAAAGATGGAACTCAACCTGATGAGTCCGAACTCAGGCTTGCCCAACTTCAGCATCAGCTTCCTTCCAATGAACCTGGCACATTAATGCACCTTGTTGAAGATGCCTCTTGTGAAGATGAGGATGATGAAGAAACAAGGGAGTGTAAAACACTCTTCAAGAATAAGAAATTCTTCTTGAGTCGTGAG GTTCCCAGAGAGTCATTGCTTTTTGTCATTCCTGCTTTTGGTGGTGTGGTTTCTTGGGAGGGAGAAGGAGCTCCATTTAAGGAAGCTGATCAGAGCATCACTTATCAG ATTGTTGACAGGCCAACACAGGGGCATATATTCCTTTCAAGAGAATATGTACAGCCACAGTGGGTTTTTGATTGTGTAAATGCACGGATCATATTACCAACTGATGCTTATATGGTGGGAAG GGTTCCTCCTCCACATCTATCACCGTTCATTGACAATGAGGCCGAAGGTTATGTTCCTGAGTATGCAGAGATGATCAAAAGACTGCAAGCTGCTGCAAGAAAAGAAGTCCTTCCAATTCCAGGTGCCGGAAAAGAAGATTTGGATGATCCTCAGAATTTACTGGTAGAAGGTATTATCAGCCGAACTGAAGCCAATGAAGTTGCAGAGAGAAAACAGAAG ATGTTAGCTCTTGAGAATCAGTATCACAATGAATTGCAACTGGAACTCCAGGGTGTCCAGTATTCTTCATCTGTCTCGAATATGAATAAGCAAAGCTCTGTCGAGGACACTGAGGCTTGGGAAGAATCTCTCCCCGATATGCAACAAATTGCTGAGGATACTACCACCATGTCCAAGGTTGTCATGTCACGTAAGAAGAGAAGGCTTTATGAAGCGATGCAG ATTGGCAAGGAACGGAAGCGGGCTCATGTCAATCTTCTCAAGGAAAGGAAGCAAAAAATTGAAGCAGCACAGGGATCAGAGAAAAGCTGA
- the LOC100259311 gene encoding acidic endochitinase: MITNILPFFLILAMISGRSYSGSISIYWGQNSKEGTLADTCGTGRFAFVNIAFLPVFGNNQTPALDLDDHCDPSTKNGCTGLATDIRSCQSRGVKVMLSIGGGDGSYFLASSEDAKQVAAYLWDNYLGGTSPSRPFGDAVLDGIDFDIEGGTTQHWDELASYLRSYSFAKKLCLTAAPQCPFPDVYMGQALSSGLFDYVWMQFYNNYCEYKGNAAELKATWDTWTSNVTATGFFLGLPAAPSAASSGYIPADVLISQVLPLVKNTSKYGGVMLWSKYYDDLTGYSSSIKSHV, encoded by the exons ATGATCACAAACATACTCCCATTCTTCTTAATTCTTGCCATGATCTCCGGTCGATCATATTCCGGCAGCATCTCCATTTACTGGGGCCAAAACTCCAAGGAGGGAACATTGGCTGATACCTGTGGTACTGGAAGATTTGCCTTTGTTAACATAGCTTTCCTTCCTGTATTTGGCAACAATCAAACACCTGCACTGGACCTTGATGACCACTGTGACCCCTCCACAAAGAATGGCTGCACTGGTTTAGCCACTGATATTCGGTCGTGCCAAAGCAGGGGTGTCAAGGTCATGTTGTCGATTGGGGGCGGGGATGGCAGCTACTTCCTTGCATCATCTGAAGATGCAAAGCAGGTAGCTGCGTACCTGTGGGACAACTACTTGGGTGGAACATCCCCTTCTAGGCCTTTTGGTGATGCAGTGCTGGATGgtattgattttgacattgaaggtggaaccACACAGCACTGGGATGAGCTAGCTAG CTACTTGAGAAGCTACAGCTTTGCAAAGAAGTTGTGTCTGACTGCAGCACCCCAGTGTCCCTTTCCTGATGTATACATGGGGCAGGCCTTGTCCAGTGGCCTCTTTGATTATGTTTGGATGCAATTCTATAACAATTACTGTGAATACAAAGGAAATGCTGCTGAACTGAAAGCAACATGGGATACATGGACTAGCAATGTGACTGCAACAGGGTTCTTCCTGGGTCTCCCTGCTGCACCTAGTGCTGCAAGCAGTGGATATATTCCTGCAGATGTGTTGATATCTCAAGTTCTTCCATTGGTGAAGAATACCAGCAAGTATGGAGGTGTGATGCTGTGGTCTAAGTATTATGATGATCTGACTGGGTATAGTTCTTCCATAAAGAGTCATGTTTGA
- the LOC100262902 gene encoding pescadillo homolog isoform X1 translates to MPKHYRPPGKKKEGNAAKYITRSQAVKHLQVSLPLFRRLCILKGVFPREPKKKVKGNHHTYYHTKDIAFLQHEPLLEKFRNIRAYDKKVNKAKAKKNRDLAERLLTRRPNYTLDRLIRERYPKFTDALRDLDDCLTMVHLFASLPALESEKIQVKRIHNCRRLSHEWQAYICRTHKLRKTFISVKGIYYQAEVEGQKITWLTPHTLQQVLTDDVDFNVMLTFLEFYETLLAFVNFRLYHSINVKYPPILDSRLEALAADLYGLSRYFAANSSATVLGSQAVSSSGAEQIDITKDGTQPDESELRLAQLQHQLPSNEPGTLMHLVEDASCEDEDDEETRECKTLFKNKKFFLSREVPRESLLFVIPAFGGVVSWEGEGAPFKEADQSITYQIVDRPTQGHIFLSREYVQPQWVFDCVNARIILPTDAYMVGRVPPPHLSPFIDNEAEGYVPEYAEMIKRLQAAARKEVLPIPGAGKEDLDDPQNLLVEGIISRTEANEVAERKQKMLALENQYHNELQLELQGVQYSSSVSNMNKQSSVEDTEAWEESLPDMQQIAEDTTTMSKVVMSRKKRRLYEAMQIGKERKRAHVNLLKERKQKIEAAQGSEKS, encoded by the exons atgCCGAAGCATTACAGGCCTCCC gggaagaaaaaggaaggtaATGCCGCCAAATACATCACCAGGTCACAAGCTGTTAAACATCTTCAAGTCAGCCTTCCCCTTTTCAG gagATTATGCATACTCAAGGGTGTATTTCCTCGGGAGCCAAAGAAGAAGGTCAAGGGAAATCACCACACTTACTATCACACAAAGGATATTGCATTCCTTCAACACGAACCATTGCTTGAGAAGTTCAGAAATATAAGGGCATACGACAAGAAGGTAAATAAAGCTAAAGCTAAGAAGAACCGAGACCTTGCTGAGCGTCTCTTGACTCGCCGGCCAAATTACACACTAGATAGGCTTATTCGTGAGAG GTATCCAAAATTCACTGATGCTCTCAGGGATTTGGATGACTGTCTCACCATGGTGCACCTTTTTGCATCATTACCTGCATTAGAGAGTGAAAAAATTCAAGTTAAGCGAATCCATAATTGTCGAAG GTTGAGCCATGAGTGGCAGGCATACATTTGTCGTACTCATAAATTGCGAAAAACCTTCATATCAGTGAAAGGCATATATTACCAG GCTGAGGTGGAGGGGCAAAAGATAACATGGTTAACCCCTCATACACTGCAGCAAGTCTTGACTGATGATGTTGATTTCAATGTCATGTTAACTTTCTTGGAGTTCTATGAG ACTCTTCTTGCTTTTGTCAATTTTAGACTTTATCATTCAATTAACGTGAAATATCCACCCATTCTTGATTCTCGATTGGAAGCTTTGGCAGCag ATCTTTATGGATTGTCAAGATACTTTGCTGCCAACTCTAGTGCCACGGTGTTGGGATCTCAAGCTGTCAGTTCTTCTGGAGCTGAGCAAATTGACATCACAAAAGATGGAACTCAACCTGATGAGTCCGAACTCAGGCTTGCCCAACTTCAGCATCAGCTTCCTTCCAATGAACCTGGCACATTAATGCACCTTGTTGAAGATGCCTCTTGTGAAGATGAGGATGATGAAGAAACAAGGGAGTGTAAAACACTCTTCAAGAATAAGAAATTCTTCTTGAGTCGTGAG GTTCCCAGAGAGTCATTGCTTTTTGTCATTCCTGCTTTTGGTGGTGTGGTTTCTTGGGAGGGAGAAGGAGCTCCATTTAAGGAAGCTGATCAGAGCATCACTTATCAG ATTGTTGACAGGCCAACACAGGGGCATATATTCCTTTCAAGAGAATATGTACAGCCACAGTGGGTTTTTGATTGTGTAAATGCACGGATCATATTACCAACTGATGCTTATATGGTGGGAAG GGTTCCTCCTCCACATCTATCACCGTTCATTGACAATGAGGCCGAAGGTTATGTTCCTGAGTATGCAGAGATGATCAAAAGACTGCAAGCTGCTGCAAGAAAAGAAGTCCTTCCAATTCCAGGTGCCGGAAAAGAAGATTTGGATGATCCTCAGAATTTACTGGTAGAAGGTATTATCAGCCGAACTGAAGCCAATGAAGTTGCAGAGAGAAAACAGAAG ATGTTAGCTCTTGAGAATCAGTATCACAATGAATTGCAACTGGAACTCCAGGGTGTCCAGTATTCTTCATCTGTCTCGAATATGAATAAGCAAAGCTCTGTCGAGGACACTGAGGCTTGGGAAGAATCTCTCCCCGATATGCAACAAATTGCTGAGGATACTACCACCATGTCCAAGGTTGTCATGTCACGTAAGAAGAGAAGGCTTTATGAAGCGATGCAG ATTGGCAAGGAACGGAAGCGGGCTCATGTCAATCTTCTCAAGGAAAGGAAGCAAAAAATTGAAGCAGCACAGGGATCAGAGAAAAGCTGA
- the LOC100257776 gene encoding mitogen-activated protein kinase kinase 3 isoform X1 translates to MAGLEELKKKLSPLFDPDKGLSAGSTLDPCDSYMLSDGGTVNLLSKSCGVYNINELGLLKCSSSPVDEADYKERTYRCASHEMRIFGAIGSGASSVVQRAIHIPTHRIIALKKINIFEKEKRQQLLTEIRMLCEAPCYEGLVEFHGAFYTPDSGQISIALEYMDGGSLADVIRVQKCIPEPVLSSMVRKLLHGLCYLHGVRHLVHRDIKPANLLVNLKGEPKITDFGISAGLENSVAMCATFVGTVTYMSPERIRNENYSYPADIWSLGLALFECGTGEFPYTANEGPVNLMLQILDDPSPSPPKHIFSAEFCSFIDACLQKDADARPTAEQLLSHPFITKYEHARVDLTAFVRSIFDPTQKMKDLADMLMIHYYLLFDGPDDLWQHTKTLYKKDSTFSFSGKQSVGSDDIFATLSGIRSTLVGDWPPERLVHVVEKLQCRGHGQDGVAIRVSGSFIVGNQFLICGDGVQVEGLPSFKDLSIEISSNRMGTFQEQFIMEPGDAIGRYFITKQDLYIIQ, encoded by the exons ATGGCTGGATTAgaggaattgaaaaagaaacttTCACCATTGTTTGATCCCGATAAAGGCTTATCAGCTGGATCAACTTTGGACCCTTGTGATTCTTATATG CTGTCGGATGGTGGAACAGTTAACTTATTGAGCAAATCATGTGGAGTATACAATATAAATGAGCTCGGGTTGCTAAAGTGCTCATCTTCTCCAGTAGATGAAGCAGATTATAAAGAAAGGACTTATCGGTGTGCTTCCCATGAGATGAGGATTTTTGGAGCCATAGGTAGTGGTGCAAGCAGTGTTGTGCAGAGAGCTATCCATATACCCACTCATAGAATTATTGCGTTGAAgaagattaatatttttgaaaag GAGAAAAGGCAACAGCTTCTCACTGAGATAAGGATGCTGTGTGAGGCACCTTGTTATGAGGGCCTTGTGGAGTTTCATGGGGCATTTTATACTCCAGACTCTGGACAGATAAGTATAGCTTTAGAGTACATGGATGGAGGGTCCTTGGCAGATGTCATACGGGTGCAGAAATGTATACCAGAACCAGTTCTTTCATCTATGGTTCGAAAGCTACTACAT GGACTATGCTACTTGCATGGAGTTCGACATTTAGTTCATAGAGACATAAAGCCAGCAAATTTGCTAGTAAATCTTAAGGGGGAGCCAAAGATAACAGATTTTGGTATAAGTGCTGGCTTAGAGAATTCTGTGGCAATG TGTGCTACTTTTGTTGGAACTGTTACATATATGTCACCTGAGCGAATTCGGAATGAGAACTATTCTTATCCAGCTGATATTTGGAGCCTTGGTCTTGCACTCTTTGAATGTGGTACAGGGGAATTCCCATATACAGCTAATGAAGGACCTGTTAATCTTATGTTGCAG ATACTGGATGATCCATCACCATCTCCACCAAAACACATATTTTCAGCTGAGTTCTGCTCATTTATTGATGCTTGCCTTCAGAAGGATGCAGATGCAAGGCCGACAGCAGAGCAG CTTCTTTCCCACCCATTTATTACAAAGTATGAGCATGCCAGAGTAGATTTAACGGCATTTGTCCGAAGCATTTTTGACCCAACACAAAAGATGAAGGATCTGGCAGAT ATGCTGATGATACACTATTACTTACTTTTTGATGGGCCTGATGACCTTTGGCAACATACAAAGACCTTATATAAGAAAGATTCAACTTTCAG TTTCTCGGGTAAACAATCTGTTGGTTCAGATGATATTTTTGCTACTTTGTCGGGCATTCGAAGTACATTAGTGGGTGACTGGCCTCCTGAACGACTTGTGCATGTTGTGGAAAAACTTCAGTGCCGTGGTCATGGACAAGATGGAGTTGCCATTCGTGTATCAGGATCCTTTATTGTTGGGAATCAGTTCCTCATATGTGGAGATGGTGTACAAGTAGAAGGTTTGCCTAGTTTTAAAGATCTTTCAATCGAAATTTCTAGCAATCGGATGGGAACATTTCAGGAGCAGTTTATCATGGAACCGGGAGATGCCATTGGCCGCTACTTCATAACCAAACAAGATCTCTACATCATCCAATAG
- the LOC100257776 gene encoding mitogen-activated protein kinase kinase 3 isoform X2, with protein sequence MRIFGAIGSGASSVVQRAIHIPTHRIIALKKINIFEKEKRQQLLTEIRMLCEAPCYEGLVEFHGAFYTPDSGQISIALEYMDGGSLADVIRVQKCIPEPVLSSMVRKLLHGLCYLHGVRHLVHRDIKPANLLVNLKGEPKITDFGISAGLENSVAMCATFVGTVTYMSPERIRNENYSYPADIWSLGLALFECGTGEFPYTANEGPVNLMLQILDDPSPSPPKHIFSAEFCSFIDACLQKDADARPTAEQLLSHPFITKYEHARVDLTAFVRSIFDPTQKMKDLADMLMIHYYLLFDGPDDLWQHTKTLYKKDSTFSFSGKQSVGSDDIFATLSGIRSTLVGDWPPERLVHVVEKLQCRGHGQDGVAIRVSGSFIVGNQFLICGDGVQVEGLPSFKDLSIEISSNRMGTFQEQFIMEPGDAIGRYFITKQDLYIIQ encoded by the exons ATGAGGATTTTTGGAGCCATAGGTAGTGGTGCAAGCAGTGTTGTGCAGAGAGCTATCCATATACCCACTCATAGAATTATTGCGTTGAAgaagattaatatttttgaaaag GAGAAAAGGCAACAGCTTCTCACTGAGATAAGGATGCTGTGTGAGGCACCTTGTTATGAGGGCCTTGTGGAGTTTCATGGGGCATTTTATACTCCAGACTCTGGACAGATAAGTATAGCTTTAGAGTACATGGATGGAGGGTCCTTGGCAGATGTCATACGGGTGCAGAAATGTATACCAGAACCAGTTCTTTCATCTATGGTTCGAAAGCTACTACAT GGACTATGCTACTTGCATGGAGTTCGACATTTAGTTCATAGAGACATAAAGCCAGCAAATTTGCTAGTAAATCTTAAGGGGGAGCCAAAGATAACAGATTTTGGTATAAGTGCTGGCTTAGAGAATTCTGTGGCAATG TGTGCTACTTTTGTTGGAACTGTTACATATATGTCACCTGAGCGAATTCGGAATGAGAACTATTCTTATCCAGCTGATATTTGGAGCCTTGGTCTTGCACTCTTTGAATGTGGTACAGGGGAATTCCCATATACAGCTAATGAAGGACCTGTTAATCTTATGTTGCAG ATACTGGATGATCCATCACCATCTCCACCAAAACACATATTTTCAGCTGAGTTCTGCTCATTTATTGATGCTTGCCTTCAGAAGGATGCAGATGCAAGGCCGACAGCAGAGCAG CTTCTTTCCCACCCATTTATTACAAAGTATGAGCATGCCAGAGTAGATTTAACGGCATTTGTCCGAAGCATTTTTGACCCAACACAAAAGATGAAGGATCTGGCAGAT ATGCTGATGATACACTATTACTTACTTTTTGATGGGCCTGATGACCTTTGGCAACATACAAAGACCTTATATAAGAAAGATTCAACTTTCAG TTTCTCGGGTAAACAATCTGTTGGTTCAGATGATATTTTTGCTACTTTGTCGGGCATTCGAAGTACATTAGTGGGTGACTGGCCTCCTGAACGACTTGTGCATGTTGTGGAAAAACTTCAGTGCCGTGGTCATGGACAAGATGGAGTTGCCATTCGTGTATCAGGATCCTTTATTGTTGGGAATCAGTTCCTCATATGTGGAGATGGTGTACAAGTAGAAGGTTTGCCTAGTTTTAAAGATCTTTCAATCGAAATTTCTAGCAATCGGATGGGAACATTTCAGGAGCAGTTTATCATGGAACCGGGAGATGCCATTGGCCGCTACTTCATAACCAAACAAGATCTCTACATCATCCAATAG
- the LOC100249087 gene encoding uncharacterized protein LOC100249087 has translation MQMESCKPQSFFQDIRSRELNGFRVRKRPYSGVDSSGFSEVGAVAVEHNGFDTPPLAVSFCKTSKNFHILAVSDEDGYVSLFDSRRRHPYFASYQENAEKARLYEWVAHDNAVFDVCWIKDDTCILTASGDQSIKVWDAQEKKCTGMLMGHTGSVKSLCPHPSNPDLVVSGSRDGSFAIWDLRGGSRTRRGDIWIPSTAVVKGAHLSPRMKRVKRAKAASMSITSVLYLKDEVSIATAGAVDSVIKFWDTRNLKALVTQASPHSTSVAKERRLHGISSLSQDSNGVFISASCMDNRIYLYNVLNLEKGPINSFSGCRIESFYVKSTISPDAAHILSGSSDGSAYIWQVNKPLADPILLKSHEGEVTAVDWCSSELGKIATSSDDYSVRVWDMQSSCSSSSRSPSSIRRRGMAIPNMEPRNIFMHEEPSSSTKDSRSLCPPDEVADQLNSHNPITMPKISTPESQKQQFSLELDLQETFEKTPDAALKSPASVLNPPPSLKRKTIRDYFLASS, from the exons ATGCAAATGGAGAGCTGTAAACCCCAATCCTTCTTTCAGGACATCAGATCTAGAGAGCTCAATGGGTTCAGAG TTCGAAAACGGCCTTACTCCGGCGTTGACTCATCGGGGTTTAGTGAAGTTGGGGCTGTGGCTGTTGAGCATAATGGCTTTGATACACCTCCATTGGCCGTTTCTTTCTGCAAG ACAAGTAAAAATTTCCATATCCTTGCTGTGTCTGACGAGGATGGATATGTGAGCTTGTTTGATAGTCGGCGGAGGCATCCGTATTTTGCATCATACCAGGAAAACGCAG AGAAAGCAAGACTTTACGAATGGGTTGCCCATGATAATGCAGTGTTTGATGTATGCTGGATCAAG GATGACACATGTATTCTGACAGCTTCAGGTGATCAATCG ATAAAGGTTTGGGAtgcacaggaaaagaaatgtacTGGAATGTTGATGGGGCACACAGGAAGTGTGAAATCTCTGTGCCCTCATCCAAGTAATCCTg aTCTTGTTGTCTCTGGTTCAAGAGATGGGTCCTTTGCTATTTGGGACCTGAGAGGCGGTTCCAGAACTAGACGTGGGGATATCTGGATACC GTCAACTGCTGTGGTTAAAGGAGCTCATCTATCACCTCGAATGAAGCGGGTTAAGCGTGCTAAG GCTGCTTCCATGAGCATTACATCAGTTCTCTATCTCAAAGATGAGGTTTCCATTGCTACTGCTGGAGCAGTGGACAG TGTCATTAAGTTCTGGGATACACGAAATCTAAAAGCTCTGGTTACTCAGGCAAGCCCTCATTCAACTTCAGTTGCAAAG GAAAGAAGATTACATGGTATATCTAGCTTGTCACAAGATTCAAATGGTGTGTTTATTTCAGCATCCTGCATGGATAATAG GATTTACTTGTACAATGTACTGAATCTTGAAAAGGGTCCAATAAATTCTTTCTCTGGATGTCGAATAGAATCCTTCTATGTAAAG TCAACAATTAGCCCTGATGCAGCTCACATACTTAGTGGTTCCAGTGATGGAAGCGCCTACATATGGCAG GTGAACAAGCCGCTAGCAGATCCCATATTATTGAAAAGTCATGAAGGAGAAGTCACAGCAGTAGATTG GTGTTCATCTGAGCTTGGAAAAATAGCAACTTCCTCAGATGATTACTCG GTTCGCGTTTGGGACATGCAGAGCAGTTGTTCCTCAAGCTCAAGATCTCCATCTTCCATTAGAAGGAGAGGAATGGCAATCCCAAACATGGAACCTAGAAATATTTTCATGCATGAAGAACCATCGAGTTCCACAAAGGATTCTAGGAGTTTGTGTCCACCAGATGAAGTAGCAGACCAACTCAACTCACATAATCCAATTACAATGCCCAAAATCAGTACTCCTGAATCCCAAAAGCAACAGTTTTCATTGGAACTGGATTTGCAAGAAACTTTTGAGAAAACCCCAGATGCTGCATTGAAGAGCCCAGCTTCTGTTTTGAACCCTCCTCCCTCcttgaaaaggaaaacaatCAGAGATTACTTTCTAGCGTCTTCATGA